The Flavobacterium sp. 102 genomic interval CATTTAGCGCTTTCTCTCAACGAATCAATAGCTAAATCATTTAATGTCAAATTGTTTTGGTTTTCCATAATTAAAAGTTTTTTTGGTTGGTTTATAAATTGGTTAATTGACTATTTTTCAAATTGTTTTAAAGTATTGATAATGATAGCAACACAATCTAACAATTGTTCTTCCGTCATTACCAATGGTGGTGCAAAACGAATGATATTGCCATGCGTTGGTTTGGCTAACAAACCGTTTTCAGCCAATTTCATACAGATATTCCAAGCCGTATCGCTTTCCTCAGTGTCGTTAATCACTACAGCATTTAGCAAACCTTTTCCACGTACTAATGTAGCAATAGAAGAAGTTTTGATATACTTTGCCAGTTCCGAACGGAAAATTTTACCTAAACGTTCCGCATTTTCGGCCAGTTTTTCATCGGTCACTACTTCTAAAGCGGCAATCGCTACCGCAGCGGCGACAGGATTTCCACCAAAGGTTGAACCGTGTTGTCCCGGTTTAATCACATTCATAATAGCATCATTAGCCAAAACTGCTGACACTGGATAAACGCCGCCAGAAATGGCTTTGCCTAAAACCAAAATATCCGGTTGTACATTTTCGTGGTGAACGGCTAATAATTTTCCGGTACGCGCAATTCCGGTTTGTACTTCGTCTGCAATGAACAAAACATTATGGTCTTCGCACAAAGATTTGGCTTTCGCCAAATAACCTTCGCTTGGTACGTAAACGCCTGCTTCACCTTGAATGGGTTCAACTAGAAAACCGGCAATATTCTTAGATGACGTAATCGCTTTTTCCAAAGCCTCTATATCGTCATAAGCTATTTTGATAAATCCGGCCGTGTATGGTCCGAAGTTTTTGCGTGCATTTTCATCGTTAGAGAATGAAATAATCGTCGTAGTTCTTCCGTGGAAGTTACCGTCGCAAACAATGATTTGCGCTTCATTTTCTGGAATTCCTTTTTTCTCGTAAGCCCATTTTCTACACAATTTCAAAGCGGTTTCCACTGCTTCGGCACCGGTATTCATGGGTAATACTTTATCAAAACCAAAATACTTGGTAATGAATTCTTCGTAAACGCCTAATTTGTCGTTGTAAAAAGCACGCGAAGTCAAAGTTAAAGTTTGTGCTTGTTCCATCATGGCACCCACAATTTTCGGGTGACAATGACCTTGGTTAACGGCAGAATAAGCCGAAAGAAAATCATAATACTTTTTGCCTTCTACATCCCAAACATAAACACCTTCTCCTCTATTCAGCACCACCGGTAACGGATGATAATTGTGGGCTCCATACTTGTTTTCTAAGCTAATGGCATCGGCTGAAGTTAATTTTTCTAAAACTGACATTGTTGTTGTAATTTAAATTCTGTAATATCAATTCCTTCTTTTGGAGAGAAATCATCCATAAAGCAAAAGTATAAAAAGATTGTTAGACTTCTTAGATTATTAGAAAGTTAGACTTCTTAGATTTTCACCAAACAACTCAACTACTTCTTGATTTTTTCTAAGATATCATTCATCATCTCAATCTGCACTTTCTGAATTTCGATTAACTCTTGTTGTTGGTGCATGATTAAATGGTCTACTTTCTCATCGAGCATTCTGATTTCGAGTTCTGATTTTAGATTAATCATATAGTCTTTCTTGGCGCGGTCGCGGTCTTTTTCTTCCTGACGGTTTTGGCTCATCATAATCACCGGTGCTTGCAAGGCCGCCAAACATGACAAAATCAAGTTCAATAAAATAAACGGATAAGGATCAAAACCTTTATTCAATAAAATGTAAACATTGGAGCCAATCCAAATCAGAATAAAGATAAAGAACGAAATGATAAACGTCCAGCTTCCGCCAAAATCGGCTACTTTATCGGCTATCAATTGACCAAAAGTACGATTGTCAGGTTCGTCTTGAACTTTAGACACAAAGGACTTATCAGCTGTTAATGATTTGATTACATTTTTCTGCAAATCTGATAATTCACCTACTTCCGATTGCAAAAATTTAGCAATGTATTTTTCTCTGTACACATTGAGTTCACTGCTGGCAATGCAACCTTCGCTAGTAAAATCAGGATGGTCATTTTTGATTAAATCGAAGATTGAAGTCCGAATAGATTTTACCCAAACTCTTTCACTATTGGGAAACTCAGCACCGGAAATTACGCTTTTAAAAGTGGGTTTTGAACTCATTTATTTGGTTTAAAATTAGTTTAAAGGTTTCAATAGTTTTTATTCCTTCCAACAAATTTAAACAATGTTAAACTCCATTAAACATTTCCAACAATTTATTAACGGTATTCCAATTTCGCGTCGTAGAAACCACATTCATGCTTTTCTCTATCCATTTGTTATCCAAACGGGTTTTGGCGGGAGAAACGTCATATTTCAGGTAAATTCTTTTGCCGTCGAGCTGGATTTCATCGGGTTTGATGAAGTTTAAATTGAGTTGGGTAATCATATTCTCCGGCAATTCGGAAGAGATAAACGACACATACAATTTTTTTAAATCGACTCCATCTTCATTAAGGAATAAATTTCTATCCAAACACGCTTGTAAATCTTCTTTGCCAATGACAATCACCGGAACATCGTGTCCGAACTC includes:
- a CDS encoding DUF1003 domain-containing protein; translated protein: MSSKPTFKSVISGAEFPNSERVWVKSIRTSIFDLIKNDHPDFTSEGCIASSELNVYREKYIAKFLQSEVGELSDLQKNVIKSLTADKSFVSKVQDEPDNRTFGQLIADKVADFGGSWTFIISFFIFILIWIGSNVYILLNKGFDPYPFILLNLILSCLAALQAPVIMMSQNRQEEKDRDRAKKDYMINLKSELEIRMLDEKVDHLIMHQQQELIEIQKVQIEMMNDILEKIKK
- the rocD gene encoding ornithine--oxo-acid transaminase — encoded protein: MSVLEKLTSADAISLENKYGAHNYHPLPVVLNRGEGVYVWDVEGKKYYDFLSAYSAVNQGHCHPKIVGAMMEQAQTLTLTSRAFYNDKLGVYEEFITKYFGFDKVLPMNTGAEAVETALKLCRKWAYEKKGIPENEAQIIVCDGNFHGRTTTIISFSNDENARKNFGPYTAGFIKIAYDDIEALEKAITSSKNIAGFLVEPIQGEAGVYVPSEGYLAKAKSLCEDHNVLFIADEVQTGIARTGKLLAVHHENVQPDILVLGKAISGGVYPVSAVLANDAIMNVIKPGQHGSTFGGNPVAAAVAIAALEVVTDEKLAENAERLGKIFRSELAKYIKTSSIATLVRGKGLLNAVVINDTEESDTAWNICMKLAENGLLAKPTHGNIIRFAPPLVMTEEQLLDCVAIIINTLKQFEK
- a CDS encoding DUF1697 domain-containing protein; translated protein: MKTHLALLRGINVSGHKMINMVALKKALEGIGFTNVVTYIQSGNVFVDTEEESPGKVGFLIKQEIFKEFGHDVPVIVIGKEDLQACLDRNLFLNEDGVDLKKLYVSFISSELPENMITQLNLNFIKPDEIQLDGKRIYLKYDVSPAKTRLDNKWIEKSMNVVSTTRNWNTVNKLLEMFNGV